A DNA window from Theobroma cacao cultivar B97-61/B2 chromosome 5, Criollo_cocoa_genome_V2, whole genome shotgun sequence contains the following coding sequences:
- the LOC18599777 gene encoding cyclic dof factor 2 isoform X1, with protein sequence MNGGDPAFKLFGRKIAVPEPQIHAGDTSSEITNPETETSYTNTSGDPDKSITVENDKEEHQTSMKSNEIQTNSKLKEEQSETDSADQEKVFKKPDKVLPCPRCNSLDTKFCYFNNYNVNQPRHFCKNCQRYWTAGGTMRNVPIGAGRRKNKHLASQYRQIIVSSDGVPMTRIETPDSANQQLLPPGESTTAFRPSMGNGTVLKFGAEAPLCESMETVLSLGDQKRSVEMGTVSCGEIREEPSSCGSSATPCSIPGNHLPGNVMQKERVGLAGPNEQITQHPPQCYPIPPWIFPWNPGMNNVAPMVVGQSSSERIGALNSSTSNAVQWCPTPMMAVPGFCPPNVPLQFVPAYWGCMPLWAASGGNVSFSGSNGCLSPSSSTSNSCCSGNGSPRLGKHSRETNFVEEQSEKCVLVPKTLRIDDPNEASRSPIWATLGIKPDQKDPLRRGKIFNAFDSKAEGKDHLLDGSHILEANPAALSRSHTFQEST encoded by the exons ATGAACGGTGGAGATCCAGCTTTCAAGCTCTTTGGGAGGAAGATTGCTGTGCCTGAACCTCAGATTCATGCTGGG GACACCAGTAGTGAGATAACAAACCCAGAAACTGAGACTTCTTATACAAACACATCTGGTGATCCAGATAAGTCCATTACTGTAGAAAATGATAAGGAAGAACACCAGACTTCAATGAAATCGAATGAGATACAAACAAACTCTAAGCTCAAAGAAGAACAGTCAGAGACAGATAGTGCAGACCAAGAGAAAGTTTTTAAGAAGCCAGACAAGGTCCTTCCATGTCCACGATGCAACAGCTTAGACACAAAATTCTGTTACTTCAATAACTACAATGTCAACCAACCTCGACACTTTTGCAAGAATTGCCAGAGATATTGGACAGCTGGTGGAACAATGAGAAATGTTCCTATTGGCGCTGGGCGGAGGAAGAATAAGCACTTGGCCTCTCAGTACCGGCAGATAATAGTTTCATCTGATGGAGTACCAATGACTAGGATAGAAACCCCCGACTCTGCAAATCAACAACTTCTACCTCCTGGTGAATCTACAACTGCCTTTAGGCCTTCCATGGGAAATGGAACAGTTCTAAAATTTGGTGCTGAAGCACCTCTTTGTGAATCCATGGAGACTGTACTTAGCCTTGGAGACCAGAAGAGAAGCGTTGAGATGGGTACAGTCAGTTGTGGAGAAATACGAGAGGAACCCTCCTCCTGTGGATCTTCTGCCACACCTTGCAGCATTCCGGGGAATCACTTACCAGGAAATGTCATGCAAAAAGAGAGAGTAGGTTTGGCAGGACCTAATGAGCAGATTACACAACATCCACCTCAATGCTATCCCATCCCACCGTGGATTTTTCCTTGGAATCCAGGAATGAATAATGTAGCTCCCATGGTAGTTGGTCAGTCTTCTTCTGAGCGTATTGGTGCGCTGAATAGCAGTACTTCAAATGCTGTTCAATGGTGCCCTACACCTATGATGGCTGTTCCTGGATTTTGCCCGCCAAATGTTCCTTTACAGTTTGTGCCTGCTTATTGGGGTTGTATGCCTTTATGGGCCGCTAGTGGAGGAAATGTGTCATTCAGTGGCTCCAATGGTTGCCTATCTCCATCATCCTCTACTAGCAACAGTTGCTGCTCAGGCAATGGGTCACCAAGACTAGGCAAACATTCCAGAGAAACAAATTTTGTCGAAGAGCAGTCAGAAAAGTGTGTTCTGGTTCCAAAGACCCTTAGAATTGATGACCCAAATGAAGCTTCAAGGAGTCCTATATGGGCTACATTAGGTATTAAACCTGACCAGAAGGATCCTTTACGACGaggtaaaattttcaatgctTTTGATTCTAAAGCTGAAGGCAAAGACCACTTACTGGATGGCAGTCATATTTTGGAAGCAAACCCTGCAGCTCTTTCGCGTTCTCACACATTCCAAGAGAGCACATGA
- the LOC18599777 gene encoding cyclic dof factor 2 isoform X2, whose amino-acid sequence MLGYFDFEFQDTSSEITNPETETSYTNTSGDPDKSITVENDKEEHQTSMKSNEIQTNSKLKEEQSETDSADQEKVFKKPDKVLPCPRCNSLDTKFCYFNNYNVNQPRHFCKNCQRYWTAGGTMRNVPIGAGRRKNKHLASQYRQIIVSSDGVPMTRIETPDSANQQLLPPGESTTAFRPSMGNGTVLKFGAEAPLCESMETVLSLGDQKRSVEMGTVSCGEIREEPSSCGSSATPCSIPGNHLPGNVMQKERVGLAGPNEQITQHPPQCYPIPPWIFPWNPGMNNVAPMVVGQSSSERIGALNSSTSNAVQWCPTPMMAVPGFCPPNVPLQFVPAYWGCMPLWAASGGNVSFSGSNGCLSPSSSTSNSCCSGNGSPRLGKHSRETNFVEEQSEKCVLVPKTLRIDDPNEASRSPIWATLGIKPDQKDPLRRGKIFNAFDSKAEGKDHLLDGSHILEANPAALSRSHTFQEST is encoded by the exons ATGCTGGG ctattttgattttgaattccAGGACACCAGTAGTGAGATAACAAACCCAGAAACTGAGACTTCTTATACAAACACATCTGGTGATCCAGATAAGTCCATTACTGTAGAAAATGATAAGGAAGAACACCAGACTTCAATGAAATCGAATGAGATACAAACAAACTCTAAGCTCAAAGAAGAACAGTCAGAGACAGATAGTGCAGACCAAGAGAAAGTTTTTAAGAAGCCAGACAAGGTCCTTCCATGTCCACGATGCAACAGCTTAGACACAAAATTCTGTTACTTCAATAACTACAATGTCAACCAACCTCGACACTTTTGCAAGAATTGCCAGAGATATTGGACAGCTGGTGGAACAATGAGAAATGTTCCTATTGGCGCTGGGCGGAGGAAGAATAAGCACTTGGCCTCTCAGTACCGGCAGATAATAGTTTCATCTGATGGAGTACCAATGACTAGGATAGAAACCCCCGACTCTGCAAATCAACAACTTCTACCTCCTGGTGAATCTACAACTGCCTTTAGGCCTTCCATGGGAAATGGAACAGTTCTAAAATTTGGTGCTGAAGCACCTCTTTGTGAATCCATGGAGACTGTACTTAGCCTTGGAGACCAGAAGAGAAGCGTTGAGATGGGTACAGTCAGTTGTGGAGAAATACGAGAGGAACCCTCCTCCTGTGGATCTTCTGCCACACCTTGCAGCATTCCGGGGAATCACTTACCAGGAAATGTCATGCAAAAAGAGAGAGTAGGTTTGGCAGGACCTAATGAGCAGATTACACAACATCCACCTCAATGCTATCCCATCCCACCGTGGATTTTTCCTTGGAATCCAGGAATGAATAATGTAGCTCCCATGGTAGTTGGTCAGTCTTCTTCTGAGCGTATTGGTGCGCTGAATAGCAGTACTTCAAATGCTGTTCAATGGTGCCCTACACCTATGATGGCTGTTCCTGGATTTTGCCCGCCAAATGTTCCTTTACAGTTTGTGCCTGCTTATTGGGGTTGTATGCCTTTATGGGCCGCTAGTGGAGGAAATGTGTCATTCAGTGGCTCCAATGGTTGCCTATCTCCATCATCCTCTACTAGCAACAGTTGCTGCTCAGGCAATGGGTCACCAAGACTAGGCAAACATTCCAGAGAAACAAATTTTGTCGAAGAGCAGTCAGAAAAGTGTGTTCTGGTTCCAAAGACCCTTAGAATTGATGACCCAAATGAAGCTTCAAGGAGTCCTATATGGGCTACATTAGGTATTAAACCTGACCAGAAGGATCCTTTACGACGaggtaaaattttcaatgctTTTGATTCTAAAGCTGAAGGCAAAGACCACTTACTGGATGGCAGTCATATTTTGGAAGCAAACCCTGCAGCTCTTTCGCGTTCTCACACATTCCAAGAGAGCACATGA
- the LOC18599776 gene encoding peroxidase 44, translating to MRLKITFLLLLFLLPLALANLTVGFYRSSCPRAESIVRAAVQRRFSRDRSITAALLRMHFHDCFVRGCDASILIDSTSRTPSEKDAGPNLTVRGFELIDEAKKDVEAACRSTVSCADIITLATRDAVFLAGGPFYAVPTGRRDGLVSDPDVVNLPGPTLSVSQAFQTFRAKNMTLNDMVTLLGAHTVGVAHCSFFLDRITSFQGTGRPDPTMDRALVAKLRNVCGVASASNPDPTAFLDQGTSFTVDNQFFKQIRLRRGVMQIDQELANDGLSRLIVSGFASNATLFRTRFAQAMVKMGRIQVLVGKAGEIRRNCRVFNPRRRAF from the exons aTGAGATTAAAGATTACATTTCTGCTTCttctcttccttcttcctCTTGCCTTAGCAAACCTAACGGTTGGCTTTTACAGGTCTAGCTGCCCACGAGCTGAGTCCATAGTTCGAGCAGCTGTGCAAAGACGCTTCAGTCGTGACAGATCCATCACTGCAGCCTTGCTTCGCATGCATTTTCATGATTGTTTCGTTAGA GGTTGTGATGCATCAATTCTCATAGACTCAACCAGCAGAACGCCATCAGAGAAAGATGCAGGGCCTAACTTGACGGTACGTGGATTCGAGCTCATTGATGAAGCAAAGAAAGACGTAGAAGCAGCATGCCGTTCAACAGTTTCTTGTGCAGATATCATAACACTAGCAACCCGAGATGCTGTGTTTCTAGCAGGAGGACCCTTCTATGCAGTTCCTACAGGAAGGCGAGACGGTCTAGTCTCAGATCCTGACGTAGTAAACTTGCCAGGGCCAACATTGTCTGTCTCACAGGCATTCCAAACTTTCAGGGCTAAAAATATGACCTTGAATGATATGGTTACCCTTTTGGGTGCACATACAGTTGGTGTTGCTCATTGTAGTTTCTTTTTAGACAGGATTACAAGTTTCCAGGGCACTGGGCGCCCTGATCCTACAATGGATCGTGCTTTGGTTGCCAAGCTAAGGAATGTTTGTGGTGTAGCCAGTGCCTCAAACCCTGACCCTacagcatttctagaccaagGCACATCTTTCACTGTCGATAATCAATTCTTCAAGCAGATTCGTTTGAGGAGAGGGGTAATGCAGATTGATCAAGAATTAGCTAATGATGGATTATCCAGACTTATTGTTTCAGGCTTTGCATCAAATGCAACTCTATTTAGAACCAGGTTTGCCCAGGCTATGGTGAAGATGGGAAGAATCCAAGTTCTTGTTGGAAAAGCTGGAGAAATTAGGAGAAATTGCAGAGTTTTTAATCCCCGTCGGAGAGCCTTCTAA